The Fischerella sp. PCC 9605 genome contains a region encoding:
- the gcvH gene encoding glycine cleavage system protein GcvH yields the protein MSLEYPEDLRYLDTHEYVRLEGEIATIGITAFAVDQLGDIVFLELPEIGDAVTKEEKLGTIESVKAVEDLNSPVTGTVIERNDAMVESPEQIAEDPYGEGWLIKVRVNDPGEIDDALTAEEYSAQVEG from the coding sequence ATGTCTTTGGAATATCCAGAAGATTTAAGGTACTTAGATACTCATGAATACGTGCGCTTAGAAGGCGAAATTGCCACAATTGGCATTACCGCCTTTGCTGTAGACCAATTAGGAGACATTGTATTTCTGGAATTGCCAGAAATCGGTGATGCTGTCACCAAAGAAGAAAAGTTGGGTACCATTGAATCTGTGAAAGCCGTTGAAGACTTAAACTCACCAGTCACTGGCACTGTCATAGAACGCAATGATGCGATGGTAGAATCTCCGGAACAAATAGCAGAAGACCCTTACGGCGAGGGATGGTTGATTAAAGTGCGAGTTAATGACCCCGGTGAAATTGATGATGCATTGACGGCAGAAGAGTATAGCGCCCAGGTGGAGGGGTAG
- a CDS encoding pentapeptide repeat-containing protein, with protein MKFWRVLAAFILAMVLLFPLSAEAAKSSSSRFAGYKQMSNADFSGQTLIREEFAKVKLDKSNFSNADLRGAVFNSAYLEKANLHGADFTNGIAYLTDFRDADLSDAIFTDAMLLYSTFDNVDITGTDFTNAVLDGLEVKKLCAKASGVNSKTGVSTRESLECG; from the coding sequence ATGAAGTTTTGGCGAGTATTAGCTGCCTTTATCTTAGCTATGGTGCTGTTGTTTCCCCTGTCAGCAGAGGCAGCAAAATCTTCTAGCAGCCGTTTTGCAGGCTACAAGCAAATGAGTAACGCAGATTTTTCTGGTCAAACCTTGATCCGTGAAGAGTTTGCCAAGGTGAAGTTGGATAAATCTAATTTTAGCAATGCTGATTTACGTGGTGCTGTTTTTAACAGTGCTTATCTAGAAAAAGCAAATCTACATGGTGCAGATTTTACCAATGGTATAGCCTATCTTACCGATTTTCGGGATGCGGATTTAAGTGATGCAATTTTTACCGATGCAATGCTTTTATATTCTACTTTTGATAATGTTGACATCACAGGTACTGATTTCACCAATGCAGTTTTAGATGGTCTGGAAGTGAAAAAACTTTGTGCGAAGGCAAGTGGCGTGAATTCTAAAACTGGTGTGTCTACGAGAGAGTCTTTGGAGTGTGGTTGA
- the gcvT gene encoding glycine cleavage system aminomethyltransferase GcvT: MAKQEENAVSLYRTPLYSLAQELKARLTSFGGWEMPVQFSGITHEHEAVRNKAGMFDISHMGKFKLQGKNLISQLQTLVPSDLTRLQPGQAQYTVLLNPEGGIIDDIIFYFQGENPSGNQQGVMIVNAATTNKDKTWILQHLDANEVTFQDLSSEKILIAVQGPKAVEYLQPFVQADLTPVKAFGHLEATVLGKPAFLARTGYTGEDGFEVMLDPQVGIELWRRLHNASVVPCGLGARDTLRLEAAMALYGQDIDDTTTPLEAGLGWLVHLDTKGDFIGRPILERQKSVGVERRLVGLQMQGRNIARHGYQVLSAGKVVGEVTSGTLSPTLGYPIALAYVPTQLATVNQQLEVEIRGKTYPAVVVKKPFYRSKTRVTN; encoded by the coding sequence GTGGCTAAACAAGAAGAAAACGCTGTCTCTCTATATCGAACACCTCTATATTCTCTTGCTCAAGAACTGAAAGCACGGTTAACCAGCTTTGGTGGTTGGGAAATGCCCGTACAATTTAGCGGTATTACTCACGAACATGAAGCTGTAAGAAATAAAGCCGGAATGTTCGATATTTCCCACATGGGTAAATTTAAATTACAAGGTAAAAACCTCATTTCACAACTTCAAACTTTAGTACCTTCAGACTTAACTCGCTTGCAACCTGGTCAAGCTCAATACACAGTATTGTTAAATCCCGAAGGTGGCATTATTGATGATATTATTTTCTACTTTCAAGGAGAAAACCCCTCTGGCAACCAACAGGGAGTGATGATCGTCAATGCTGCCACTACTAACAAAGATAAAACGTGGATATTGCAGCATCTTGACGCCAACGAAGTTACCTTCCAAGACCTTTCATCAGAAAAAATTTTAATTGCTGTCCAAGGGCCAAAAGCAGTCGAATATCTTCAGCCTTTCGTACAAGCAGACTTAACCCCAGTCAAAGCCTTCGGTCACTTAGAAGCAACGGTTCTAGGTAAACCAGCCTTTCTTGCCCGCACAGGTTACACCGGAGAAGATGGATTTGAGGTGATGCTAGATCCACAAGTGGGAATAGAATTATGGCGTCGTCTTCATAATGCTAGTGTTGTTCCCTGTGGACTTGGTGCTAGAGACACCCTGCGACTAGAAGCAGCAATGGCACTTTACGGGCAAGATATCGACGACACTACCACACCTTTAGAAGCGGGTTTGGGTTGGTTAGTGCATCTTGATACCAAAGGGGATTTTATTGGACGTCCAATTTTGGAACGGCAAAAATCAGTCGGAGTTGAGCGTCGACTGGTAGGTTTGCAAATGCAAGGACGCAACATTGCCCGTCACGGCTACCAAGTATTATCAGCAGGTAAAGTAGTAGGAGAAGTTACTAGTGGTACACTATCACCTACACTGGGTTATCCCATTGCCTTGGCTTATGTTCCCACCCAGCTAGCAACTGTTAATCAGCAGTTAGAAGTGGAAATTCGCGGTAAAACTTACCCAGCGGTAGTAGTTAAAAAACCTTTTTACCGTTCTAAAACTCGCGTAACGAACTGA